A single window of Candidatus Hydrogenedentota bacterium DNA harbors:
- a CDS encoding TolC family protein: MSNLKLVSLLMIAVLAAGWSDAPRADEASPEEAPAFFAGNEELRGYLLEAAENHPLLKAHYEDWRAALERIPQAGALEDPMFTYTQFIVTDESYFMVDLEQKFPWFGTRAVRKEKAAAEAEYWLAHLHEQRNAVFREVKMAYFDYAFLMEELKLVGHQAGIMAESVEVARAQYESGWSSEAEVLRMEQELAKMNNMRSELEQMEPASRAALNAALNRPQDAPIAAPQAAEFPPEPPTQESLEAAIKSNNPSLRMFDHTLDAEEKDVELARRMKYPDITIGVDYALDRNMRAARTDPFEPGRLQTYRDLGMIAAGHEEFTGGTAIDLYETFKFKETERGVTDELTVSIGINLPIWKKKIRAGVAEKEHMANATRWHQEDEQRMLATEARENSFQWNDATRRMALYGEDLLKREETILEGLQAEYASGSEMVSILEMLESMRNVMEFKLEHLRAAKDKHQAAAILEYLIGAPW, from the coding sequence ATGAGCAACCTAAAACTCGTCTCTCTGTTGATGATCGCCGTATTGGCGGCGGGCTGGTCAGATGCTCCCCGCGCCGACGAAGCATCACCGGAGGAAGCGCCCGCGTTTTTCGCCGGCAATGAGGAACTCCGGGGTTATCTGCTGGAAGCAGCGGAGAACCACCCGCTCCTCAAGGCGCACTACGAAGACTGGCGCGCGGCGCTGGAGCGAATCCCCCAGGCGGGCGCGCTGGAAGATCCCATGTTCACCTACACTCAGTTCATCGTCACCGACGAGAGCTATTTCATGGTGGATCTGGAGCAGAAATTTCCCTGGTTCGGCACCCGAGCGGTGCGGAAGGAAAAGGCCGCCGCCGAAGCCGAGTATTGGCTGGCCCACCTGCACGAACAGCGCAACGCGGTGTTTCGCGAAGTGAAGATGGCCTACTTTGACTACGCCTTCCTGATGGAAGAGCTTAAGTTGGTGGGTCATCAGGCGGGCATCATGGCGGAGTCCGTCGAGGTGGCCCGCGCGCAGTATGAGTCCGGCTGGTCATCCGAGGCCGAAGTGCTCCGGATGGAGCAGGAGTTGGCGAAGATGAACAATATGCGAAGCGAGCTGGAACAGATGGAGCCCGCGAGCCGTGCCGCGCTGAATGCGGCGTTGAACCGTCCCCAGGACGCGCCCATCGCCGCGCCCCAGGCCGCCGAGTTCCCCCCGGAGCCGCCCACCCAGGAATCTCTCGAAGCCGCCATCAAGAGCAACAACCCATCCCTGCGCATGTTCGATCATACCCTCGATGCGGAGGAAAAGGACGTGGAGTTGGCGCGGCGGATGAAGTACCCCGACATCACGATCGGCGTCGACTACGCGCTCGATCGCAACATGCGTGCGGCCCGAACCGACCCCTTCGAGCCCGGCCGACTTCAGACTTACCGGGACCTCGGCATGATTGCCGCCGGTCACGAAGAGTTCACGGGCGGGACCGCAATCGACCTGTATGAGACCTTCAAGTTCAAGGAAACTGAACGGGGCGTGACCGACGAGCTGACCGTCTCGATAGGCATCAACCTGCCGATATGGAAGAAGAAGATCAGGGCGGGCGTTGCCGAGAAGGAACACATGGCCAACGCCACCCGCTGGCACCAGGAGGATGAACAGCGCATGCTCGCCACCGAGGCAAGGGAGAATTCATTTCAGTGGAATGACGCCACCCGGCGCATGGCGCTCTATGGCGAAGATCTGCTCAAGCGCGAAGAGACCATCCTGGAAGGCTTGCAGGCCGAATATGCTTCCGGCAGCGAGATGGTTTCCATACTGGAGATGCTGGAAAGCATGCGCAATGTTATGGAATTCAAACTCGAACACCTGCGCGCCGCGAAAGACAAGCATCAGGCCGCGGCCATCCTGGAGTATTTGATCGGCGCGCCGTGGTGA
- a CDS encoding efflux RND transporter permease subunit, whose amino-acid sequence MIAHIIRLSMENRLLVAMLTAALVAMSIWSVFNLSLDAIPDLSDVQVIVTTEFPGQNPQVVDDQVTYPLASAMLSVPGSTAVRGFSMFEQSFVYVLFEDGTDIYWARSRVLEYLNFARDRLPEGVEPKLGPDATGVGWVYQYVLYPGYYSPDHPAGLWHDKEQNTWYADPEKAPADRKKLLERVRAFEEPGTCPITGKELLPANQDLAQLRSLQDWYLRYPLTAVDGVSEVAPIGGYVRQYQVVLDPQKLQAYNIPLGEISEAIEMSNNDVGGSVVELSENEYMVRSRGYLKGLDDLAKVPVGLGEGGVPVLLGDVATLQVGGEARRGVGEFNGIGEAAGAVIVARFGENAYQVIKDVKHRLFELEDGLPPGVKVIPTYDRSALINRSIQTLQRTLIEEIIVVGLVCILFLLHARSELVAVFVVPSSVLVALLIMHLCGINANIMSLGGIAIAIGVVVDSAVVMVENGHKHLDRDEDAVKRGEAPRPGFDIILEAAQEVGPQLFFSLLIITVSFIPVFALGGEAGRLFHPLAFTKTAAMAAASILSITIIPVLMYYFISARVLPKEWGWRRNLAITLSAMFVPGGMLWLAAGYSEEFAPWRLHIAIGWAVLAGMLLVPQRIIHEQHSPISNILQRMYSPLFHFSVRYRWSVVIIAFIALASTWYPMTRIGSEFMPSLDEGDLLYMPTTDPSISVMKSRELLQQTDKMIMTFPEVVSVHGKIGRADSATDPAPLSMIETVVQLNPDREAWRKRTLNQFHDGWPEILRKPFYRFWPSERPITMEELKYGWIDADGTQHAGLNAATSLPGVANAWPYPIENRINMLATGIKTPVGIKIMGPDLQVLGDLAEQAANAVRNIPGTTSAYAERTLGGYYLDFDIDREVVARHGLTVGDVQDVIQTAIGGMNITTTVEGLERYPLNLRYARELRDDLPALERLLVPAPTGAQIPLGQLAKMQINPGAPMIRSENAQRTAWIYVDVAGRDLGGYIAEAREVVAREMKLPPGYTLVFSGQFEFWEKAIPRLLAATVATFVIITLLLYVSSRSWFRVAVIVLACPFSMIGVFWFLYALDYNLSLAVVIGIIALAGLDAETGMVMLLYLDTSFERFKQEGRMRNSEDLWAAVYDGAVMRIRPKAMTVASAFIGLVPLLWAEGTGADVMRRIAAPMIGGLLVGFLIELVFYPVIYYIYMSISQRHHWNEERTEAP is encoded by the coding sequence ATGATCGCCCATATCATCCGACTTTCCATGGAGAATCGCCTCCTTGTCGCCATGCTGACCGCGGCGCTGGTGGCCATGAGCATTTGGAGTGTCTTCAACCTGAGTCTGGACGCGATCCCCGATCTATCCGACGTGCAGGTCATCGTCACGACGGAATTCCCCGGACAAAATCCCCAAGTGGTGGACGATCAGGTCACCTATCCACTGGCCAGCGCCATGCTGTCCGTGCCCGGATCCACCGCCGTGCGCGGCTTCAGCATGTTCGAGCAGTCCTTCGTCTATGTGCTCTTTGAAGACGGCACCGACATCTACTGGGCCCGAAGCCGCGTGCTGGAATACCTGAACTTCGCGCGGGATCGCCTGCCGGAAGGCGTGGAGCCCAAGCTGGGGCCTGATGCGACGGGCGTGGGCTGGGTTTACCAGTATGTGCTCTATCCAGGCTACTACTCCCCGGACCATCCCGCCGGTCTCTGGCACGATAAGGAACAAAACACGTGGTACGCCGACCCGGAGAAGGCACCGGCGGACCGAAAGAAACTCCTGGAACGCGTCCGCGCCTTCGAAGAGCCCGGAACGTGCCCGATCACGGGCAAGGAACTGCTTCCCGCCAATCAGGATCTCGCGCAGCTCCGGAGCCTTCAGGACTGGTATCTCCGCTACCCCCTGACGGCGGTGGATGGCGTGTCCGAAGTCGCGCCCATTGGCGGCTATGTGCGCCAATACCAGGTCGTGCTCGATCCGCAGAAGCTCCAGGCCTATAACATCCCCCTCGGCGAAATCAGCGAAGCCATTGAAATGTCCAACAACGATGTGGGCGGTTCCGTGGTCGAGCTGAGTGAAAACGAGTATATGGTGCGCAGCCGCGGCTACCTCAAGGGCCTCGACGATCTCGCCAAAGTGCCCGTAGGCCTCGGCGAGGGCGGTGTTCCTGTGCTCCTGGGCGACGTGGCCACGCTTCAGGTGGGTGGTGAAGCCCGGCGCGGCGTGGGCGAGTTCAACGGCATCGGCGAGGCCGCCGGCGCGGTGATCGTCGCGCGCTTCGGTGAGAATGCGTACCAGGTGATCAAGGACGTAAAACATCGTCTCTTTGAATTGGAAGACGGTCTGCCGCCCGGCGTCAAAGTGATCCCCACCTATGATCGCTCCGCGCTGATCAACCGCTCCATTCAGACGCTCCAACGCACGCTGATCGAAGAAATCATTGTGGTGGGGCTGGTGTGCATCCTTTTCCTGCTCCACGCCCGCAGTGAACTGGTGGCCGTATTCGTCGTGCCCTCCAGCGTTCTGGTTGCACTCCTTATCATGCACCTTTGCGGCATCAACGCCAACATCATGTCCCTTGGCGGCATCGCCATCGCCATCGGCGTGGTCGTGGACTCCGCCGTGGTCATGGTGGAGAATGGCCACAAGCATCTGGATCGGGATGAAGACGCGGTCAAGCGCGGCGAAGCCCCGAGGCCGGGATTCGACATCATTCTCGAAGCGGCCCAGGAAGTGGGCCCCCAGCTCTTCTTTTCGCTCCTCATCATCACCGTGAGCTTTATCCCCGTCTTTGCCCTCGGCGGAGAAGCGGGAAGACTCTTCCATCCCCTGGCTTTCACCAAGACAGCCGCCATGGCCGCCGCTTCGATCCTGAGCATCACGATCATCCCCGTGCTCATGTACTACTTCATTTCCGCGCGTGTCCTGCCCAAAGAATGGGGCTGGCGCCGCAATCTGGCCATCACCCTCTCGGCCATGTTCGTGCCGGGCGGCATGTTGTGGCTCGCAGCGGGCTACTCCGAAGAATTCGCGCCGTGGCGGCTCCACATCGCCATAGGCTGGGCCGTGCTTGCCGGCATGCTTCTGGTCCCCCAGCGCATCATCCACGAGCAGCACAGCCCCATCAGCAACATACTCCAGCGCATGTACAGTCCCCTGTTCCACTTCTCGGTTCGCTATCGGTGGAGCGTGGTGATCATCGCCTTCATCGCCCTGGCCTCCACGTGGTATCCCATGACCCGAATCGGGTCCGAATTCATGCCGTCTCTGGACGAGGGTGATCTGCTCTACATGCCCACCACCGACCCGAGCATCAGCGTCATGAAAAGCCGGGAACTGCTGCAGCAGACCGACAAGATGATCATGACCTTTCCCGAAGTTGTCTCCGTCCACGGGAAGATCGGCCGCGCGGACTCGGCCACGGACCCCGCGCCCCTTTCCATGATCGAAACCGTGGTGCAGCTCAACCCCGATCGCGAAGCCTGGCGCAAGCGCACCCTGAACCAGTTTCATGACGGCTGGCCCGAGATCCTCCGCAAGCCATTTTATCGATTCTGGCCCAGCGAACGCCCCATCACGATGGAGGAGTTGAAGTACGGATGGATCGACGCGGACGGTACGCAACACGCCGGACTGAACGCCGCCACTTCGTTGCCCGGTGTGGCCAATGCGTGGCCCTACCCCATCGAGAACCGGATAAACATGCTGGCCACCGGCATCAAGACGCCCGTGGGTATCAAGATCATGGGGCCCGATTTGCAGGTCCTCGGCGACCTCGCGGAGCAGGCCGCCAACGCCGTTCGCAATATACCCGGAACCACCAGCGCCTACGCGGAGCGCACGCTCGGCGGCTACTATCTCGATTTCGATATCGATCGGGAAGTGGTGGCGCGCCACGGCTTGACCGTGGGCGATGTGCAGGACGTGATCCAGACGGCCATCGGCGGCATGAACATTACCACGACGGTGGAGGGTCTGGAGCGTTACCCCCTCAACCTGCGTTACGCCCGCGAATTACGCGATGACCTGCCCGCCCTCGAGCGGCTGCTTGTGCCCGCGCCCACGGGCGCCCAGATCCCCCTGGGCCAACTGGCGAAAATGCAGATTAACCCCGGAGCCCCCATGATCCGGAGCGAGAACGCCCAGCGCACCGCCTGGATCTATGTGGACGTGGCGGGGCGCGATCTGGGCGGCTACATTGCCGAAGCGCGCGAGGTGGTCGCCCGCGAGATGAAACTGCCTCCGGGTTACACCCTTGTATTCTCCGGCCAGTTTGAGTTCTGGGAGAAGGCCATACCCCGGCTGCTTGCCGCCACCGTGGCCACCTTCGTCATCATCACACTGCTGCTGTATGTAAGTTCACGAAGCTGGTTCCGTGTGGCTGTTATCGTCCTGGCATGTCCCTTCAGCATGATCGGCGTCTTCTGGTTCCTCTATGCGCTGGATTACAACCTGTCCCTCGCCGTGGTCATTGGGATCATCGCCCTCGCCGGTCTCGACGCGGAAACAGGCATGGTCATGCTCCTCTACCTGGACACCAGTTTCGAACGTTTCAAGCAGGAAGGGCGCATGCGCAACAGCGAAGATCTCTGGGCCGCGGTCTATGACGGCGCGGTCATGCGCATACGGCCCAAAGCCATGACCGTCGCGTCGGCCTTTATCGGTCTGGTTCCGCTGCTCTGGGCCGAAGGCACCGGCGCCGATGTGATGCGCCGCATTGCCGCGCCCATGATTGGCGGCCTTCTTGTGGGCTTCCTGATCGAACTCGTCTTCTACCCCGTCATCTACTACATCTACATGTCCATCAGCCAGCGTCATCACTGGAACGAAGAAAGGACGGAGGCCCCATGA
- a CDS encoding efflux RND transporter periplasmic adaptor subunit, which translates to MNPIKSRSGLPPAGHRSGGITLILLAIALLAGIALGTRWGQPIAHHLGLHREGAPEAAAEPGGESTAQLWTCSMHPQVIQKEPGVCPICHMALEPLKQGPGATHTSGAVQIDPAVVQNMGVRTAKVRMGPLFREIRAAGFLKEAEPNVHEVNLRVSGWIEKLHADTEGMYIAPGDPLFELYSPEIHQAISELISLKNREGHGQALANTSAKRLELWGLTPKQIADYAERNEAPRTVTILSTAEGHVLEKMVSEGAGVEAGATLFKIVDHDLLWMDIALFEMDLPFIALGQPVTASADAAPGEPVTGVIDFIYPHVNMETRTTSARLAIHNPGMRLRPGMYATARLDVILGDDTLLAPREAIINTGARQIAFVDGGKGHFQLKELQLGHQGSDGYVQILAGLNEGDAVVTSGQFLLDTESRLREAVQKFLTNDSATPMLDDSAAPPMEEVTSETTETSPETDALYVEYLKLSAILGGAPGEDKPLDLKPLIAAAETLIANEAHPARDATATLLGAAQAMDDQPLEVQREKFGPLSDAMIAIAGQFAPSGAVTPNLFIIHCPMAPGSWIQPGEEVANPYYRDEMKQCGTVERAVPAMAEAAP; encoded by the coding sequence ATGAATCCAATCAAGAGCCGCAGCGGTCTTCCCCCCGCTGGTCACCGTTCCGGCGGTATTACCCTTATTCTACTGGCCATCGCCTTGCTGGCTGGCATCGCCCTTGGCACGCGCTGGGGACAACCCATCGCCCATCACCTGGGCCTGCATCGGGAGGGTGCGCCAGAGGCCGCCGCTGAGCCCGGTGGAGAATCGACCGCGCAACTCTGGACCTGCAGCATGCACCCCCAGGTAATCCAGAAAGAGCCCGGCGTCTGCCCCATATGCCACATGGCCCTGGAGCCCCTTAAGCAGGGTCCGGGCGCGACCCACACCAGCGGCGCGGTTCAGATCGACCCCGCCGTGGTGCAGAACATGGGCGTGCGCACCGCGAAAGTGCGGATGGGTCCGCTCTTTCGCGAGATCCGCGCGGCGGGCTTCCTCAAAGAGGCCGAGCCGAATGTCCACGAGGTCAATCTGCGCGTTTCCGGGTGGATCGAAAAACTTCACGCGGACACCGAGGGCATGTACATCGCGCCGGGCGACCCGCTCTTTGAGTTGTACAGCCCGGAAATTCACCAGGCCATCAGCGAGCTGATCTCGTTGAAAAACCGCGAGGGCCACGGCCAGGCGCTGGCCAACACCAGCGCAAAACGACTGGAGTTGTGGGGCCTGACGCCGAAGCAAATAGCGGACTACGCCGAGCGCAATGAGGCCCCGCGCACGGTCACGATTCTGAGCACGGCGGAGGGCCATGTGCTCGAAAAGATGGTGTCGGAAGGCGCGGGCGTGGAAGCGGGCGCGACCCTCTTCAAGATCGTCGATCACGATCTCCTATGGATGGACATCGCCCTATTCGAGATGGACCTGCCCTTCATCGCGCTGGGGCAGCCGGTGACCGCCTCGGCCGATGCCGCGCCCGGCGAGCCCGTCACCGGTGTGATCGATTTTATCTATCCCCATGTGAACATGGAGACGCGCACGACGTCCGCTCGCCTCGCCATTCACAATCCCGGCATGCGCCTGCGCCCCGGCATGTACGCCACAGCCCGCCTGGACGTCATCCTCGGAGACGACACGCTGCTGGCGCCACGCGAAGCGATCATCAACACGGGCGCGCGTCAGATCGCTTTTGTCGACGGGGGCAAAGGCCACTTTCAGCTCAAGGAACTGCAACTGGGACATCAGGGGAGCGATGGGTATGTGCAGATCCTCGCGGGCCTGAATGAGGGCGACGCCGTGGTCACGAGCGGCCAGTTCCTGTTGGACACGGAAAGCCGCCTGCGCGAAGCGGTTCAGAAATTCCTGACAAACGATAGCGCCACGCCCATGCTCGATGATAGCGCCGCGCCGCCCATGGAAGAGGTCACTTCCGAGACCACGGAGACATCGCCCGAAACCGATGCGCTCTATGTGGAGTATCTCAAGCTCAGCGCAATCCTTGGCGGCGCGCCGGGCGAAGACAAGCCCCTCGATCTTAAGCCCCTCATCGCGGCGGCGGAAACCCTGATCGCAAATGAAGCCCACCCCGCGAGGGACGCCACGGCAACATTGCTTGGCGCCGCGCAGGCCATGGACGATCAACCCCTGGAGGTGCAGCGCGAAAAATTCGGTCCCCTGAGCGACGCCATGATCGCCATCGCGGGTCAGTTTGCACCCTCGGGCGCGGTCACGCCCAATCTCTTCATCATCCACTGCCCCATGGCCCCAGGCTCGTGGATTCAGCCCGGCGAAGAAGTGGCCAACCCTTATTATCGCGATGAAATGAAACAATGCGGCACCGTGGAGCGCGCCGTCCCGGCCATGGCGGAGGCCGCGCCATGA
- a CDS encoding sodium:solute symporter family protein — MIGTPLDVAVLLIYFVAVVGFGVFFGKYSTTTKDFYLGGQRFAWWVIAFSATATTVGSYSFVKYSEAGFSYGISSSQTYLNDWFWMPILLLVWLPIIYYQRVYSVPEYFERRFGRIPRAVATTIILIYLVGYVGINLLTLGVALNTMVGWNIFAGAALACVAVTFYVFAGGQTSVIMTDLVQGITLLVVGVGIFLAGVAHVGGFVDFWALLPQSHRYIFSEFNAPDKFSFIGIYAQDGLANSGAFVLMNQGIIMRFLAMRSVKDGQKMAICWILILSPLAAITVSGGGWAARALVENGDLEAKANEAFILASHFLCGPGVFGFVLAALMAALMSTADTLINAASAVFVNDIYQPYIKKGAHDQHYLKVARLSSLTVAAIGLALVPVFQGDTVYQAHAKFTAAITPPIVMAILLGILWRRYNAPAALATLIGGSLLVFLSTLAPFDGWLLSAFSFGMGPDSYGFTRALFGLVASGALGVVVALATRPQPIEAIAGLVNGTQLHAMEQFKGGKINRREGKLVYLTVESDPALEGQEVVQLSSEHLHTLAAEHGDLLYVCDQRWWLGGLHSIHLKAADPGNGTTARMAPEFMASAHLKDGDRVYVEKLF, encoded by the coding sequence ATGATCGGAACCCCCCTGGACGTCGCGGTCCTGCTGATTTACTTCGTCGCCGTGGTGGGCTTCGGCGTCTTCTTCGGCAAGTACAGCACCACCACGAAAGACTTTTACCTCGGCGGCCAGCGTTTTGCCTGGTGGGTCATTGCTTTCTCCGCGACGGCAACCACCGTCGGCAGCTACAGCTTCGTAAAGTACAGCGAGGCCGGCTTCAGCTACGGTATCAGCAGCAGCCAGACCTACCTCAATGACTGGTTCTGGATGCCCATCCTCCTGCTCGTCTGGCTGCCCATCATCTATTACCAGCGCGTCTACTCCGTGCCGGAATACTTTGAGCGCCGATTCGGACGTATCCCCCGCGCCGTGGCCACGACCATCATTCTCATCTACCTCGTGGGCTACGTGGGTATCAACCTCCTCACCCTCGGCGTTGCCCTCAACACCATGGTCGGCTGGAACATCTTCGCCGGAGCGGCCCTCGCCTGTGTCGCCGTCACCTTCTATGTCTTCGCCGGAGGCCAGACCTCCGTCATCATGACCGACCTCGTACAGGGCATCACGCTCCTCGTCGTGGGCGTCGGCATCTTCCTCGCCGGCGTCGCCCACGTCGGCGGCTTCGTGGATTTCTGGGCCCTGCTCCCACAGTCCCACCGCTACATCTTCTCCGAGTTCAACGCGCCCGACAAATTCAGCTTCATCGGCATCTACGCCCAGGATGGACTCGCAAATTCGGGCGCCTTCGTGCTGATGAATCAGGGTATCATCATGCGCTTCCTCGCCATGCGCAGCGTCAAAGACGGCCAGAAAATGGCCATCTGCTGGATTCTGATTCTGTCGCCCCTCGCCGCCATCACCGTGAGCGGCGGCGGCTGGGCTGCCCGGGCGCTGGTTGAGAATGGCGATCTCGAAGCAAAGGCCAACGAGGCCTTCATCCTCGCCTCTCACTTTCTCTGCGGACCCGGCGTATTCGGCTTCGTCCTCGCCGCGCTTATGGCCGCCCTGATGAGCACGGCGGACACCCTGATCAACGCGGCGAGCGCGGTCTTTGTGAACGACATCTACCAGCCCTATATCAAGAAGGGCGCGCACGATCAGCACTACCTCAAGGTCGCGCGCCTGTCCAGCCTTACCGTGGCGGCCATCGGCCTTGCCCTTGTCCCCGTCTTCCAGGGCGACACGGTCTATCAGGCCCACGCGAAATTCACCGCCGCCATCACACCGCCCATCGTCATGGCGATCCTGCTCGGCATCCTCTGGAGGCGCTACAACGCCCCCGCCGCGTTGGCTACCCTCATTGGCGGTAGTCTGCTCGTGTTCCTCTCCACCCTGGCGCCCTTCGACGGGTGGCTGCTGAGCGCCTTCTCCTTCGGCATGGGCCCCGACAGCTACGGTTTCACCCGCGCCCTCTTCGGCCTGGTCGCCAGCGGCGCCCTCGGCGTCGTCGTCGCCCTCGCGACGCGCCCCCAGCCCATCGAGGCCATCGCGGGCCTCGTCAACGGCACGCAGCTCCACGCCATGGAGCAGTTCAAAGGCGGAAAAATCAACCGTCGCGAAGGCAAGCTCGTCTACCTCACCGTCGAATCCGACCCGGCCCTCGAAGGCCAAGAGGTGGTCCAGCTTTCCAGCGAACACCTCCACACCCTCGCCGCCGAACACGGCGATCTGCTCTACGTCTGCGATCAGCGCTGGTGGCTCGGCGGACTCCACAGCATCCACCTCAAGGCCGCGGATCCCGGCAACGGAACCACCGCGCGCATGGCTCCCGAGTTTATGGCCTCCGCCCACCTCAAAGACGGCGACCGGGTCTACGTCGAGAAGTTGTTTTAG
- a CDS encoding YfhO family protein, whose amino-acid sequence MTDAEANPHQTERSAGEARLALLASALGLLFAAALFYPLMRGNLYLGSDLGAYHLPVRAFYSHCLKEGLSFLWWPDQFCGYYIHGEGQGGMLHPLHLLLYRALPLDWAFNLEFVSGYLIAYGGMAALLRRWSLPWYAALFGANGFAFSGFTLIHFMHMQAIAIIGHLPWMLLAADVLLKSDDGRALRKAWAALALLAASQLLLGYPQYVLFTLLALGLYTLAHLRTAGITRRILMLALALLVGLLVAGIQIVPTFDVLQTALRQDNAEAWRSGSLHPLNLLQWIGPYWFENRMGYGVPAHEYGLYTGTVPVLLGLWLLIQAPGGSGRQRGLAILLGAQVVLALVLGLGEYGGLYALLAKLPVVGSFRCSARHIVLIHFSLAAMAALAATRLTQDRDTGKRGVLSITIAVAVGWAALALVLVLRATGPAEFSEAFTRDIRWLLAGPLLMSLVAALLYYATRRPASGLVALMVVAMLDIGFYGLPFVSNHTPRSSSLSALELAIGPELPADFNPAQSQEFRAHGNWRVARLTQLGLPNYLGYVGLPPAWELDPNADVTRRLAGVRWEKRPLHATAWTVHADALPRARFVSESRVGEPAQVLSGQIDIASIAITEHALALEAGEPGTVSWRRDNPGDVAFATQTNTAQLLIFSERYHPGWRAAIDGSSVPLERVYGDFMGCVVPPGHHAVTFEFAPFSLRLGGGLSAVGLLLLAAGCFVLGRMEPIGSRRSNRS is encoded by the coding sequence ATGACCGATGCTGAAGCCAACCCACATCAGACCGAACGAAGTGCGGGCGAAGCCAGGCTTGCGCTGCTCGCGAGTGCCCTGGGGCTGTTGTTTGCCGCCGCGCTTTTCTACCCCCTTATGCGGGGAAACCTTTACCTCGGTAGCGACCTCGGGGCCTATCACCTGCCCGTCCGTGCCTTCTACAGCCACTGCCTGAAAGAGGGCCTGAGCTTCCTTTGGTGGCCCGACCAATTCTGCGGCTACTACATCCACGGCGAAGGTCAGGGCGGTATGCTCCATCCATTGCACTTGCTTCTCTACCGCGCCCTCCCGCTGGACTGGGCCTTCAATCTCGAATTTGTCAGCGGCTATCTCATCGCCTATGGCGGCATGGCGGCCTTGCTGCGCCGCTGGTCGCTCCCGTGGTACGCCGCCCTCTTTGGCGCGAACGGTTTCGCCTTCTCCGGCTTCACGCTCATTCATTTCATGCACATGCAGGCCATCGCCATCATCGGGCACCTTCCCTGGATGCTGCTGGCTGCGGATGTACTCCTGAAGTCCGACGACGGTCGGGCGCTGCGCAAAGCCTGGGCCGCGCTTGCGCTCCTCGCCGCTTCCCAGTTGCTCCTGGGGTATCCCCAGTATGTGCTGTTCACGCTTCTCGCGCTCGGGCTGTACACGCTGGCGCACCTGCGCACGGCGGGCATCACGCGGCGAATCTTGATGCTGGCCCTTGCGCTGCTCGTGGGGCTTTTGGTCGCGGGTATCCAAATCGTACCGACCTTCGATGTGCTCCAGACCGCACTGCGCCAGGACAACGCCGAGGCGTGGCGCAGCGGATCACTGCATCCCCTGAATCTCCTGCAATGGATCGGACCCTACTGGTTTGAGAATCGAATGGGTTATGGCGTGCCCGCCCACGAATATGGACTTTATACCGGTACGGTGCCCGTGCTCCTGGGCCTCTGGCTTCTGATCCAGGCGCCCGGCGGATCGGGGCGGCAACGCGGCCTCGCTATTCTCCTGGGGGCGCAGGTGGTTCTCGCCCTCGTGCTGGGCCTGGGTGAATACGGGGGCTTGTACGCCCTCCTCGCGAAGTTGCCCGTGGTCGGCTCCTTTCGCTGTTCCGCCCGCCACATCGTGTTGATCCACTTTTCCCTTGCCGCAATGGCCGCGCTCGCCGCCACCCGATTGACGCAAGACCGGGATACAGGGAAGCGGGGTGTCCTGTCAATCACTATCGCTGTCGCCGTGGGCTGGGCCGCACTCGCGCTGGTCCTCGTGTTGCGCGCCACAGGTCCTGCGGAGTTCAGCGAGGCATTCACCCGCGACATTCGCTGGCTGCTTGCAGGGCCCCTCTTGATGTCCCTTGTCGCCGCACTGCTGTACTACGCGACGCGCCGTCCGGCCTCGGGTCTCGTGGCACTCATGGTCGTGGCGATGCTGGATATCGGGTTCTACGGGCTCCCCTTTGTCAGCAACCACACCCCACGGTCCTCATCTCTTTCCGCGCTGGAATTAGCTATTGGACCGGAACTTCCCGCCGATTTCAACCCAGCACAATCTCAGGAATTTCGCGCCCACGGCAACTGGCGCGTTGCCCGGCTCACCCAGTTGGGCCTTCCGAATTATCTCGGTTATGTTGGACTGCCCCCCGCATGGGAACTGGATCCGAACGCGGACGTCACCAGGCGGTTGGCGGGCGTCCGCTGGGAGAAGCGTCCCCTCCACGCGACGGCATGGACCGTGCACGCCGATGCCCTTCCCCGCGCGCGATTCGTGAGTGAGTCCAGGGTGGGCGAACCTGCGCAGGTGTTGAGCGGTCAGATCGATATTGCGAGCATCGCCATCACGGAGCACGCACTCGCCCTGGAGGCCGGTGAACCGGGTACGGTATCCTGGAGGCGTGACAATCCCGGTGACGTAGCCTTCGCGACACAAACGAACACCGCTCAACTCCTCATCTTTTCCGAGCGATACCACCCCGGCTGGCGCGCGGCGATAGACGGGTCAAGCGTCCCCCTGGAGCGGGTCTACGGCGATTTCATGGGCTGCGTGGTGCCTCCGGGTCATCACGCCGTGACCTTCGAATTCGCACCATTCAGCCTGCGGCTCGGGGGCGGCTTGAGTGCCGTGGGGCTGCTTTTACTGGCCGCAGGTTGCTTTGTTCTCGGTCGGATGGAACCCATAGGGTCACGTCGGTCCAATCGGTCGTGA